GGATGCGCAGATGACAGGGCTGCTGGATGGGGCACTTACGCCGGATATGGCGGGCCTCGTCGAGCTTGGTCTCAATCACGAGCAGCAGCACCAGGAACTGATCCTCACCGACATCAAGCACGCGCTCTGGAGCAATCCTCTGCGGCCGGCGTATCTCCCGCTGCGCGACGATCCGCAGCAGAGCGCGGGCGCGATTTCCTGGGCCGGGTTCGGCGAAGGCCTCTACGAGATCGGCCACGGCGGTAACCAGTTCGCGTTTGACAATGAGTCGCCGCGACACAAGGTGTATCTCTACCCGTTCCGCCTTGCTTCCCGGCCGGTGACCAACGGCGAGTACCTGGCATTCATGGCCGACGGCGGCTACCGGCGGCCGGAGCTTTGGCTCTCCGACGGCTGGGACATGGTTGGCGCTAACCAATGGGACTCACCGCTCTACTGGGCCCGCGAGCAGGAGCGCTGGCTTGTTTACACCCTGGGCGGAGTCCGGCCCTTGGGCCTCGAGGAGCCGGTGTCTCACGTCAGCTACTACGAGGCCGACGCCTATGCTCGCTGGGCGGGAAAGCGCCTGCCCACGGAGGCGGAGTGGGAGGTCGCAGCGACGGCTTGCAAGGTCGAGGGAAATCTCCTTGAACGTGAGCGCTACCATCCGGCGGCGACCGCGGGAAGCGACGGCTTGCAGCAGCTCTTCGGCGATGTCTGGGAGTGGACCGCCAGTCCTTACGTTGGATATCCGGGCTACAAACCGCCCGCCGGAGTGCTGGGCGAGTACAACGGCAAATTCATGTGCAACCAGATGGTCCTGCGTGGCGGCTCCTGCGCTACCCCGCGGTCGCACATCCGGGCCACGTACCGCAATTTTTTTCCCCCTGCGGCACGGTGGCAGTTCATGGGGATACGGCTGGCCGAATGATCGCGCGCGAACATCTGCCGCTGCCGGCTATCGCTGCCGAGGTCGCCCAAGGCCTGCGGCGCTCGCCGAAGTCCCTCCCGCCGTGGCTCTTCTATGACCAGCGCGGCTCTGCGCTTTTCGAGGAGATCACCCGCCTTCCGGAGTACTACCTGACGAGGACGGAGCGCTGCATCCTGGAGACGCATGGGGACGAGATCTGCCGCCTGGCGGGAAGCAATCTCACGGTGGTGGAGCTGGGCGCCGGCACGGCGGACAAGACCCGCATTCTCCTGAGACGACTGCTTCGGCGCCAATTGAAGCTGCGCTATGTGCCTGTGGATGTCTCCTTCGCCGCTCTGGAATCGGCCGAGCAGCGCCTCAGGGCCGAACTGCCGGAACTGGACGTCCGTCCCATCGTCGCCGATTACACGATGGATGCTCTCCGTCCCGACGATATTGCCGGACGGAAGCTGGTGCTCTATCTGGGCTCGAGCATCGGTAATTTCGAGCCTGAAGCGGCGAAGAAGCTGCTATCGCATGTGCGCGCCGGACTCCGGC
The nucleotide sequence above comes from Terriglobales bacterium. Encoded proteins:
- the egtB gene encoding ergothioneine biosynthesis protein EgtB, translated to MRSATESLSTLARMYTAVRAQTERLAEPLTAEDQAVQSMPDASPTKWHLAHTTWFYETFILAAIVPGYTHFDPRFTFLFNSYYKQLRGHPIRANRGLMARPNLDEVREYRSYVDAQMTGLLDGALTPDMAGLVELGLNHEQQHQELILTDIKHALWSNPLRPAYLPLRDDPQQSAGAISWAGFGEGLYEIGHGGNQFAFDNESPRHKVYLYPFRLASRPVTNGEYLAFMADGGYRRPELWLSDGWDMVGANQWDSPLYWAREQERWLVYTLGGVRPLGLEEPVSHVSYYEADAYARWAGKRLPTEAEWEVAATACKVEGNLLERERYHPAATAGSDGLQQLFGDVWEWTASPYVGYPGYKPPAGVLGEYNGKFMCNQMVLRGGSCATPRSHIRATYRNFFPPAARWQFMGIRLAE
- the egtD gene encoding L-histidine N(alpha)-methyltransferase, with protein sequence MIAREHLPLPAIAAEVAQGLRRSPKSLPPWLFYDQRGSALFEEITRLPEYYLTRTERCILETHGDEICRLAGSNLTVVELGAGTADKTRILLRRLLRRQLKLRYVPVDVSFAALESAEQRLRAELPELDVRPIVADYTMDALRPDDIAGRKLVLYLGSSIGNFEPEAAKKLLSHVRAGLRPGDCLLLGADRVKPESVLLPAYDDAQGVTEAFNKNMLARINRELGADFELANFRHIAEWNAPASRIEIYLESVCRQSVRIGFLQMSVDFQAGERLHTENSYKYTEDAVREMLAAAGFVLERTFSDPRQWFGVHLARVPGKG